In Scomber japonicus isolate fScoJap1 chromosome 7, fScoJap1.pri, whole genome shotgun sequence, one genomic interval encodes:
- the tmem59l gene encoding transmembrane protein 59-like, whose amino-acid sequence MLRLCGRMCGFSALLSVLLAGLAAASSDLFDNQLGDINYCKKQCQLTIKNKSPAKDSIMNACHRGCRLYSICQFVNGNAGFNTSREECQGACQEAYVKLLEQEACSTGCASQPSEPELKRRKLRAMTLRPKPPSVMEAVSSWCNDIVSSAQSFISSTWTFYLQADDGKVVVFQSQPEMEYSLPELQAPRSNVADKPWPQVHSHTQRPHGVRGHGEKGASKAGGKGKHPVQHTDDPTAEHDFLGCMSRRSGLPRWILAACLFLSIMVMLWLSCASLVTAPEQHIKTQLSINGDKEFLDNAHKVNPYHLSPVIAVAVKQSEESQEAGPLPVKVDLNKTCV is encoded by the exons ATGCTCCGGCTCTGCGGCAGGATGTGCGGCTTCTCGGCCCTGCTCTCGGTGCTTCTCGCTGGGCTCGCCGCTGCGTCCTCGGATCTGTTTGACAACCAACTGGGCGACATCAATTACTGCAAAAAGCAATGCCAGCTCACCATCAAAAACAAAAGCCCCGCTAAA GACTCCATAATGAATGCCTGTCACCGTGGCTGTCGCCTGTACTCCATCTGTCAGTTCGTCAATGGAAACGCCGGCTTCAACACCAGCAGGGAGGAGTGTCAGGGAG CCTGCCAGGAGGCATATGTTAAGCTACTGGAGCAGGAGGCCTGCAGCACCGGCTGTGCCAGTCAACCCTCTGAACCTGAGCTCaagaggaggaag CTCAGGGCCATGACCCTCCGCCCAAAGCCCCCCTCTGTGATGGAGGCCGTGTCCAGTTGGTGCAATGACATCGTCAGCTCCGCCCAAAGCTTCATATCTTCCACCTGGACCTTCTACCTGCAGGCAGATGACGGCAAGGTTGTGGTTTTTCAG AGCCAGCCAGAGATGGAGTACTCTCTGCCCGAGCTGCAGGCCCCTAGATCCAATGTGGCTGACAAACCCTGGCCTCAGGTCCACTCTCACACCCAGAGGCCTCATG GTGTGAGAGGACATGGCGAGAAGGGAGCATCCAAAGCAGGAGGTAAAGGGAAGCATCCTGTCCAGCACACAGATGACCCCACAGCTGAGCATGACTTCCTGGGCTGCATGTCAAG ACGTTCAGGTCTGCCACGGTGGATTTTAGCGGCCTGTCTCTTCCTGTCCATTATGGTCATGTTGTGGCTCAGCTGTGCCAGCCTTGTCACTGCACCAGAGCAGCACATCAagacacag CTGAGTATCAATGGAGATAAAGAGTTTCTGGATAATGCCCACAAAGTTAACCCTTACCATCTGAGTCCTGTGATCGCTGTTGCTGTCAAACAATCAGAGGAGAGTCAGGAGGCGGGGCCGCTGCCAGTGAAAGTTGACCTCAACAAAACTTGTGTTTAG